AAGGTTAAACATGAGTTTGCGATCGCGACGCTAGGAGTTCTACTCGTTCCCCGTGCGCGCAGCGCTCTCCGAAGGAATAGGGGGCGATTCCAGGGAAAGTTCTCGTAACCTGTAACCTTTTAAGCTGTAACCTTCAATCGGTCAATTAAGGCAGTATTCAGCTTCGACCGAGGTGGGTAAGAGAAACTTGGGTTGTGTATCAAACCAAATTTCTGGGGGAAAAGGCGAGTTGGGGTAGCCGACACGTAATAAGCACAGCCCCTTGGCTGGGGCTGCGTATTTTACTTTTTCGCGGCGCTGGTTCACCCAAAGTTCTGTGAAATCTTTGGGATGTATCTCCCCCTTTCCTACTCGCACCAACATTCCCACCAAGAGCCGCACCATACCATATAAAAATCCGTTAGCCTGAATTTCTATATGAATAAATGGGCCATTGCGGTAACATTCTGCCGCTTGGACATCGACCCAGGAATGCGATCGCCCTGAGTTGGCACGATGAAAGGCTGCCAGATGATGTCTACCCATCAGGGGGTTTAAAGCCTCCTGAATTAGAGACTCATCAAGGGGTGCATAATAATAATGCCAACTAAAGGGTCGCACAAACAAGTTGGGTCGCTTGTCTACATAGAGGGTATATCGGTAGCGACGCCAGCTAGCACTGAAACGAGCGTGCCAGTCAGAAGGCACCGACGCCGACGCCCGAATTAGGATATCGTCAGGCAGCCGACTATTAATCACATTCGCCCAGCGGTGGGCTGGGATCGCTCCTGTGGCATTAAAGTGTGCGACTTGAGCCGCCGCGTGAACCCCTGTATCGGTACGACCCGCCCCATGTAGGGTCACGGGGTGCTTTAGCACTGAAGCGATCGCTTGTTCAATTTCCTGCTGTACGCTGCGATGGCGAGGTTGCCTCTGCCAGCCAGAAAAATGCGTACCCAGGTATTGAATCACCAGGGCAATTCGCTGAGAGTCCGGTTGTCGGTTAGGGGTTAATAGGCTGTCGGTTGCCTCAGCTTGCTTTGACGGGTCAACTTTCAAACCTTTAACCTGATCTGCATTCTCGGAAGAACTCCGGTACTGCGCTAACCACTGTTCGTTTGAGCCTTCCCCCATCCTTGGGGGAACGGGGAACGCTGACGCGCCTAATGTCGCTATCGCAATGCTATCGCCAACAACCTTCAACCTTCAACCTTTTAACCTTCAACCTTTGATCAGACTAGCTCGATAATGGCCATTTCCGCGTTATCGCCACGACGGGGTACGGTTCTCAGTACGCGGGTATATCCGCCATTGCGATCGCTATAGCGCTCTTTAACTCCCTCAAATAGGGAATGAACCAACTGTTTATCGTAAATATAGCCTAGCGCCTGACGTCGGGACGCCAAGGAACCATTTTTAGCCAGGGTAATCATTTTTTCCACTTCCGCACGCACGGCTTTTGCCCGCACTTTGGTCGTGGTGATTCGTCCGTGACGAATTAGTTCAGTGGCAAGAGCTCTCAGCAGAGCCTTCCGCTGGTCAGCGGGCTTTCCCAGTTGGGGTACACGACAACGGTGACGCATCTTTTTCTCTTCCTATACACTTCCACTACAACTGAATTGCTCCTGTCAACACCTAGCTCGGTTTGGCGGATTTTTCTTGAGGCAATGTGATCCCCAAACGCCGTTGCAAGGCTTCAATCACTTCTTCAGCCGACTTTTGACCAAAGTTTTTGATTTCCAGGAGGTCTTCCTGACTATAATCCAACAAGTCAGCCACAGAGTTAATCTGAGCCCGCTTCAAGCAGTTATACGCCCGCACAGACAGTTGCAATTCTTCAATTGGAATTTGGCTGGTTGGGTCTTCATCATCTGGATATTCATCTTTAATGGATTCCAGATTGATATCTTTTAAAGGATTAAACAGATCAACCAGGAGATTGGCAGCTTGGCTCAATGCTTCTTGAGGGGTTAAGCTACCATTCGTCCAAATTTCCAAAAGCAAGCGGTCTTTTTCCAGAGATCCGTCAATTCGAGCATCCTCAACGCTGTAATTGACTTTACTCACCGGCATAAACACCGCGTCAATCTGGAGGAAGTCTACCGCAGAACCATCTTCGCGCCCTCGTTCTACGGAGCGATATCCTTTCCCTTTTTCGATCCGAAACTCTATCTCCAGCCTTGCCCCTGGGGCTAAAGTCGCAATGTACTGACCCGGATCTACGATTTCCACTTCAGAGGGTAAATCGAACTGAGCCGCTCTCACGGTCGCAGGCCCCGTAATCATGACTCGACCAATCTGAGGCGCAGAGGTATAGCTTTTGAGGACAATTTCCTTCATGTTTAGAAGAATTTCCAGAACGTCCTCTCTGACCCCCTCTATGGTGGCAAACTCGTGGTTCACACCGGCAATTCGGACAGCGGTTACGGCTGCCCCTTCCAAGTTTGATAGCAGAACCCGTCTTAATGCGTTACCAACCGTTGTACCTTGACCGCGTTCGAGAGGCTCCAGGACAAATTTACTATATTGACTCTGATTCTTCAGTGTTTTAGACTCTACACACTCAATCTGAAACTGCGCCACGGAGTAACCTCCCTTATTCATAAGACCCAAAAGAAAGCACTGTTATTGTGCTTTCTCATTTTTTGCTCCTGACAATGGGTCAGGTGCAATATGCCAATTAGCGAAGCACCAGCAGGTTAGTATAACGGCGTGATGCACTGTTCCTAGCTGACACTCCTCAATCTCTCATACAGACCAATAGTTGGTTAAACTCGACGCCGCTTGGGCGGACGGCAGCCGTTATGGGGGATGGGTGTCACATCCCGAATCAATGTAATTTCCAGTCCTGCCCCTTGAATGGCTCGAATCGCGGTTTCGCGACCAGCACCCGGACCACTTACCATCACTTCAATTTGGCGCATTCCCTGGTCTGCGGCTCTACGCGCCGCTGAATCGGCGGCTGTTTGAGCGGCAAATGGTGTTCCTTTTTTGGCTCCTTTAAAGCCACTTGAGCCAGCTGAAGCCCACGACACCACGTCGCCTCTGGTGTCGGCGATGGTGACGATTGTGTTGTTGAAGGTGGACTGGATGTAGGCTACTCCATTGGGTACATTACGTTTTTGCTTCTTTGCACCTGTTTTTTTCGTTGGTCGCGCCATGTCGCTTTATCGATTTAACTGTATGGGTGTAAATGAAATAAAGGGATTACTTCTTAGCCGGTGGCTTCTTCTTCCCAGCAACGGCAACACGCCGACCTCGGCGCGTTCGAGCGTTGGTTCGAGTCCGCTGACCTCGTACTGGTAATCCCATACGATGGCGGCGACCCCGATAGGTGCCAATGTCAACCAAGCGCTTGATG
Above is a window of Microcoleus sp. AS-A8 DNA encoding:
- the rplQ gene encoding 50S ribosomal protein L17; protein product: MRHRCRVPQLGKPADQRKALLRALATELIRHGRITTTKVRAKAVRAEVEKMITLAKNGSLASRRQALGYIYDKQLVHSLFEGVKERYSDRNGGYTRVLRTVPRRGDNAEMAIIELV
- the rpsK gene encoding 30S ribosomal protein S11; the encoded protein is MARPTKKTGAKKQKRNVPNGVAYIQSTFNNTIVTIADTRGDVVSWASAGSSGFKGAKKGTPFAAQTAADSAARRAADQGMRQIEVMVSGPGAGRETAIRAIQGAGLEITLIRDVTPIPHNGCRPPKRRRV
- a CDS encoding DNA-directed RNA polymerase subunit alpha yields the protein MAQFQIECVESKTLKNQSQYSKFVLEPLERGQGTTVGNALRRVLLSNLEGAAVTAVRIAGVNHEFATIEGVREDVLEILLNMKEIVLKSYTSAPQIGRVMITGPATVRAAQFDLPSEVEIVDPGQYIATLAPGARLEIEFRIEKGKGYRSVERGREDGSAVDFLQIDAVFMPVSKVNYSVEDARIDGSLEKDRLLLEIWTNGSLTPQEALSQAANLLVDLFNPLKDINLESIKDEYPDDEDPTSQIPIEELQLSVRAYNCLKRAQINSVADLLDYSQEDLLEIKNFGQKSAEEVIEALQRRLGITLPQEKSAKPS
- the truA gene encoding tRNA pseudouridine(38-40) synthase TruA, translated to MKVVGDSIAIATLGASAFPVPPRMGEGSNEQWLAQYRSSSENADQVKGLKVDPSKQAEATDSLLTPNRQPDSQRIALVIQYLGTHFSGWQRQPRHRSVQQEIEQAIASVLKHPVTLHGAGRTDTGVHAAAQVAHFNATGAIPAHRWANVINSRLPDDILIRASASVPSDWHARFSASWRRYRYTLYVDKRPNLFVRPFSWHYYYAPLDESLIQEALNPLMGRHHLAAFHRANSGRSHSWVDVQAAECYRNGPFIHIEIQANGFLYGMVRLLVGMLVRVGKGEIHPKDFTELWVNQRREKVKYAAPAKGLCLLRVGYPNSPFPPEIWFDTQPKFLLPTSVEAEYCLN